A window of Ranitomeya variabilis isolate aRanVar5 chromosome 2, aRanVar5.hap1, whole genome shotgun sequence contains these coding sequences:
- the BICRAL gene encoding BRD4-interacting chromatin-remodeling complex-associated protein-like — MDDDDDSGLLDIIGDPQALSYFLHGSGCKSAAEDLANTDFSASNSNSIFANISLTDSKSSIKSVQSLTEEESEEGLQLSNNIQFFEDELESSSIPDLSEDILQKSLQEANITEQILAEEAYLDASIGSSQQFSNISPHAHSSASLTQATNAASYSGQTLHPVGVTHVPVVPQQVGASFASNTVGVQHSFMQPVGILPNQHIPTSSHSGSGQIHLIGSINNQSPVMTINNIDGSQIILKSGQQAPPSSTSGGVLVQSHTPNGSTMFASPNVSPAGQQVAVPFTSGNFQTSLPVHNIIIHRGPAPNSIKGPINIQPKPIQVGQQMSYSVSNLGIHHHRHSGPHCGSGNSAQSPVMGPQIVTHQRSHKPLSQQSGSSIVIHSPLGEAHTHHNQFLIPAGLSINSSSLQHIQAINTQFVQTQPPQLGPHQVPTEHIMLSRNTGGMVRPGQHYPGQMLHSPGTAVQLVSSQTFSSSGGQVILNQGPSQMVGGQVAQGSPTLLHLSPGQGNKVQGSSSSSSSGCSSMTTNRFTVVSPSTVLQGMGPSFQSSGSGDNYAEQQNDRHHPVVNETLLPGANANSSSMFCSNSISKQSFSCNQTNILNHQSAGSLMKNQDGQSNTPDHSAVGKHLHHHLSLSKEALMGMQNAEVDGCPGVLKRPASKQALFLQLLRKENERSLLPDRSRFQSIDNACERLFPFHIFQGSLPSEEDLLQVDSEFETAATHLLKKTQAMLNKYRMLLLDDAMRTTPSAEMVMLDRMFNQEERAMLTREKRMALVDPDGYLSEFCCIDTFQESSSDEKVPSSQDIDAEADPTLSDACSPVDDFKDKTIVGKVHDSPLSVPKNNSASHKPNDPSEDKDSLNTDSKLKNTSLLPQKQLFVSLYKLKRKYTECSSDPDASCKASKNPDPVADAPMTIPISGTDMEIGDVEHFHGKAAGPSQDAACKPGDPAVSPGKPCKTSTPSDMVKATVRNVLELKLSAKHFKSDNSSSNSAELQFVKPSAPALEENCTDKPISDAREGAPETDSVLEAAVNSILEC; from the exons atggatgatgatgatgactccGGTCTTCTTGATATTATCGG ggATCCACAAGCATTAAGTTACTTTCTGCATGGATCTGGTTGTAAATCA GCTGCTGAAGATTTAGCAAATACAGATTTTTCTGCATCTAATTCAAACTCCATTTTCGCTAATATTAGT CTGACCGATTCCAAGTCATCCATTAAAAGTGTGCAAAGTCTGACTGAAGAGGAATCTGAGGAGGGACTTCAGCTGTCGAACAATATTCAGTTCTTTGAAGATGAGCTTGAATCTTCCTCTATCCCAGACCTCAGTGAGGACATTTTACAGAAATCACTGCAGGAGGCCAATATTACAGAGCAGATATTGGCAGAAGAGGCTTATTTGGATGCTAGCATAGGCTCAAGCCAGCAGTTTTCCAATATTTCGCCTCATGCCCATTCGTCAGCATCCCTAACTCAGGCTACTAATGCCGCTAGTTACTCAGGTCAAACATTACATCCCGTAGGAGTGACGCACGTGCCTGTTGTCCCGCAGCAAGTGGGTGCATCATTTGCCAGCAATACAGTAGGTGTACAGCATAGTTTTATGCAACCTGTTGGAATTCTTCCCAACCAGCATATTCCTACCAGTAGTCACAGTGGTTCTGGACAGATCCATCTTATTGGCTCAATCAACAACCAGTCTCCAGTGATGACGATTAATAATATCGATGGATCTCAAATTATACTTAAAAGTGGTCAGCAGGCGCCTCCTAGTAGTACAAGCGGGGGAGTACTTGTGCAGAGTCATACTCCAAATGGTAGTACAATGTTTGCCAGTCCAAATGTAAGTCCTGCAGGACAGCAAGTCGCGGTCCCGTTCACTAGTGGGAATTTCCAAACATCTTTACCGGTCCACAACATAATTATTCATAGAGGTCCAGCGCCAAATTCTATTAAAGGTCCCATTAATATTCAGCCAAAGCCTATACAGGTTGGACAGCAAATGTCTTACAGCGTAAGTAATTTGGGGATACACCATCACAGACATTCAGGACCTCATTGTGGTTCTGGAAATTCAGCACAAAGCCCTGTAATGGGTCCTCAAATAGTAACTCATCAACGTTCCCATAAACCATTGAGCCAGCAGTCAGGTAGCAGCATCGTTATCCATTCTCCTTTAGGGGAAGCACACACTCATCATAATCAATTCCTCATTCCTGCAGGTCTTTCCATAAACTCCAGTTCTCTTCAGCATATTCAGGCCATAAATACCCAATTTGTGCAGACACAGCCTCCACAACTTGGTCCTCACCAagtccctacagaacatataatgtTGAGCAGAAACACGGGTGGCATGGTCAGGCCAGGCCAACATTATCCCGGGCAAATGTTACACAGCCCCGGAACTGCTGTACAGCTCGTTTCCAGTCAGACCTTCTCAAGCTCCGGAGGACAAGTCATATTGAACCAAGGACCATCTCAGATGGTAGGCGGCCAGGTAGCACAAGGATCTCCTACACTTTTACATTTATCTCCAGGTCAAGGAAATAAAGTCCAAggatcgtcatcatcatcatcatctggttGCTCAAGCATGACGACAAACCGTTTTACTGTTGTAAGTCCAAGCACTGTTCTTCAAGGTATGGGACCATCATTTCAGAGTTCTGGATCTGGAGACAATTATGCCGAACAGCAAAATGACAGGCACCATCCTGTAGTGAACGAGACTCTTCTTCCAGGAGCTAATGCTAACTCCAGCAGCATGTTCTGCTCCAACTCAATCTCTAAGCAGTCGTTCTCCTGTAATCAG ACAAATATTTTGAATCATCAGTCTGCCGGTTCATTAATGAAAAACCAAGATGGGCAGTCAAATACACCAG ATCACAGTGCTGTAGGGAAACATTTACACCATCATTTATCATTGTCAAAAGAAGCTCTCATGGGAATGCAGAATGCAGAG GTTGATGGGTGTCCCGGTGTACTGAAGAGGCCAGCCTCAAAACAAGCTCT aTTTCTTCAGCTTTTGCGTAAAGAGAACGAGCGATCCCTTCTGCCAGACAGAAGCAGATTCCAGTCTATTGATAATGCTTGTGAAAGACTCTTCCCATTCCATATATTTCAAGGATCGCTGCCAAGTGAGGAGGATTTACTCCAAG TGGACAGTGAATTTGAGACTGCAGCCACACATCTTTTAAAGAAGACCCAGGCAATGCTCAACAAGTACCGAATGCTGCTATTAGATGATGCAATG CGGACCACTCCTTCTGCAGAGATGGTAATGTTAGACAGAATGTTCAACCAAGAAGAAAGAGCCATGCTAACACGTGAAAAACGGATGGCGCTGGTCGATCCGG ATGGTTACTTGTCAGAGTTTTGCTGCATTGATACATTTCAAGAAAGTTCTTCTGATGAGAAGGTTCCCAGCAGTCAGGATATCGATGCCGAAGCAGACCCTACCTTATCAGATGCTTGTTCACCGGTTGATGATTTTAAGGACAAGACAATTGTGGGTAAAGTACACGACTCCCCATTATCAGTGCCTAAGAACAATTCAGCATCCCATAAACCCAATGACCCTTCCGAGGATAAAGACAGCCTTAATACAGATAGTAAGTTGAAGAATACAAGTCTTTTACCACAAAAGCAACTTTTCGTAAGCCTTTATAAACTGAAACGCAAGTACACTGAATGTTCTTCAGATCCCGATGCTTCGTGTAAAGCGTCTAAGAATCCCGATCCTGTTGCCGATGCTCCGATGACCATTCCTATTTCTGGTACAGATATGGAGATAGGCGATGTAGAGCATTTCCATGGTAAGGCGGCGGGACCTTCTCAAGATGCTGCATGCAAGCCAGGAGATCCTGCAGTAAGTCCCGGAAAACCTTGTAAAACTTCAACTCCCAGTGACATGGTAAAAGCGACTGTAAGAAATGTCCTGGAACTTAAACTAAGTGCAAAACACTTCAAAAGTGACAATTCCAGCAGCAATTCAGCAGAATTACAATTTGTAAAACCATCAGCTCCGGCATTGGAGGAAAACTGCACGGACAAACCCATTTCTGATGCCAGAGAAGGTGCTCCAGAAACGGATTCGGTTTTAGAAGCCGCTGTAAATAGTATATTAGAGTGCTAA